atattatccttaatatcagtcatataatcaaaccttaggttatacttaatattcttaaactataggttaaacttagaaaatctataagtactactatgagtgtccaaataattcccggtctgaaccaaaaatccacagttacaaagataatactatacatactataatactactaaataattagctaagtaaagttcttggactctacactgaGAAAGGATGGACTGGAATAGAGCTCGGGCCATTATATGtaagtaatttaaatttttatttattatatttattatatttcttactaataattaattaaatataatattaggATAAAATGATGGAGTTAAGGGGTCAACATCCTCCAGAAGAATTGTCTGATAAAGAGATTATGGAGCGTGTACTTGGACGTAATTCGGTATACTTGCGAGGGTGGGGACGGTCTCCTAGTGTCACAACTTCTACTTCACATCGTGAAAATATTGTGGGTAATCAACCAACTTATGAAGAGTTACTTGAACGACTTAATGATACAACTTCCCGCCTTAATGCTACTAGCGAACAACTTAGTGTAGTTGTGGATATACTTCGTCATAACAATTTGATGGcaccgcctccaccacctccaacagaccaagcttcagatgcaaatttaagagagtcgccatctatttcagttcgggagtcacaagatgattcttagtttatttacattaattttactaaggaatgaactttatgaagttttttttattttggtaggggtaaccttaaaatgataactttataacttattttagtattgaacattataaagaattttagcattaaatattttattattgaatggtttttttctagttcatttctaatatagaacatttacaaataactgttattatcttttacctacacataaccattaaatttaaacaaaatataaattgtgtaacaaaccaataaaataatgctatgtgggctaataaaatgatGCCACGCAGGATGCCATGTAGgatgccacgtaggatg
The Humulus lupulus chromosome 6, drHumLupu1.1, whole genome shotgun sequence DNA segment above includes these coding regions:
- the LOC133783749 gene encoding uncharacterized protein LOC133783749, encoding MMELRGQHPPEELSDKEIMERVLGRNSVYLRGWGRSPSVTTSTSHRENIVGNQPTYEELLERLNDTTSRLNATSEQLSVVVDILRHNNLMAPPPPPPTDQASDANLRESPSISVRESQDDS